In Leclercia adecarboxylata, a single genomic region encodes these proteins:
- a CDS encoding type IV secretion system DNA-binding domain-containing protein produces the protein MDDRERGLAFLFAITLPPVMVWFLVAKFTYGIDPSTAKYLIPYLVKNTFSLWPLWSALIAGWFIGVGGLIAFIIYDKSRVFKGERFKKIYRGTELVRARTLADKTRERGVNQLTVANIPIPTYAENLHFSIAGTTGTGKTTIFNELLFKSIIRGGKNIALDPNGGFLKNFYRPGDVILNAYDKRTEGWVFFNEIRRSYDYERLVNSIVQESPDMATEEWFGYGRLIFSEVSKKLHSLYSTVTMEEVIHWACNVDQKKLKEFLMGTPAEAIFSGSEKAVGSARFVLSKNLAPHLKMPEGNFSLRDWLDDGKPGTLFITWQEEMKRSLNPLISCWLDSIFSIVLGMGEKESRINVFIDELESLQFLPNLNDALTKGRKSGLCVYAGYQTYSQLVKVYGRDMAQTILANMRSNIVLGGSRLGDETLDQMSRSLGEIEGEVERKESDPQKPWIVRKRRDVKVVRAVTPTEISMLPNLTGYLALPGDMPVAKFKAKHVKYHRKNPVPGIELREI, from the coding sequence ATGGACGATAGAGAAAGAGGCTTAGCATTTTTATTTGCAATTACTTTGCCTCCAGTGATGGTATGGTTTCTAGTTGCAAAATTTACCTACGGTATTGATCCATCCACGGCTAAATACCTGATTCCGTATCTGGTTAAGAATACTTTTTCGCTATGGCCTTTATGGTCAGCTTTAATTGCTGGCTGGTTTATTGGTGTTGGCGGTCTGATCGCTTTTATCATTTATGATAAATCACGCGTGTTTAAAGGCGAAAGATTCAAAAAGATTTATCGTGGTACAGAGCTTGTTCGCGCCAGAACACTCGCTGATAAAACACGCGAAAGAGGTGTCAACCAGTTAACCGTGGCTAATATCCCCATACCTACATACGCTGAGAACTTGCATTTTTCGATTGCCGGTACAACCGGTACTGGTAAAACCACAATTTTCAATGAACTGTTATTTAAGAGCATCATTAGAGGCGGCAAAAATATTGCTTTAGATCCAAATGGGGGCTTCTTAAAGAATTTCTATCGTCCCGGCGATGTTATTTTAAACGCCTATGATAAACGCACTGAAGGCTGGGTGTTTTTCAATGAAATTCGCCGTTCATATGATTACGAGCGCTTAGTGAACTCTATTGTTCAGGAAAGCCCTGATATGGCTACTGAAGAATGGTTCGGCTATGGCCGTCTTATTTTTAGTGAAGTTTCGAAAAAACTTCACAGCCTATATAGCACAGTAACTATGGAAGAAGTTATTCACTGGGCCTGTAACGTTGACCAGAAAAAATTAAAAGAATTTTTAATGGGGACGCCTGCCGAAGCTATTTTTTCCGGGTCTGAAAAAGCAGTTGGAAGCGCGCGATTTGTTCTCAGTAAGAATCTTGCCCCACATTTGAAAATGCCGGAAGGTAATTTTTCCCTGCGTGACTGGCTTGATGATGGAAAGCCGGGAACCCTGTTTATCACCTGGCAGGAAGAAATGAAAAGGTCACTTAATCCGCTAATTTCCTGCTGGCTGGATTCGATTTTTTCTATCGTGCTGGGTATGGGTGAAAAAGAAAGCCGCATTAATGTATTTATTGACGAGCTGGAATCACTCCAGTTTCTGCCAAACCTCAACGATGCACTGACCAAAGGGCGTAAAAGCGGTCTGTGTGTTTATGCTGGCTATCAAACCTATTCTCAGCTGGTTAAGGTTTATGGTCGGGATATGGCTCAGACAATTCTGGCTAACATGCGTTCTAACATCGTGCTGGGCGGCAGCCGTCTCGGTGATGAAACGTTGGATCAAATGTCGCGCTCACTCGGTGAGATAGAAGGCGAAGTTGAGCGTAAAGAATCCGATCCTCAGAAGCCCTGGATTGTCCGTAAACGCCGCGACGTTAAAGTTGTTCGTGCCGTAACGCCTACCGAAATATCAATGTTGCCAAACCTCACCGGCTATCTGGCGTTGCCTGGTGATATGCCCGTCGCTAAGTTCAAGGCTAAACACGTTAAATACCATCGCAAAAACCCTGTTCCTGGCATTGAACTGAGGGAGATCTGA
- the stbA gene encoding plasmid stabilization protein StbA codes for MKPKSIRAALQLMLPEIEEMLSLGVSREEIYKAVSERFGLEGVNVRSFDTSLYRARQIRKNGMHNTHERMPNNDDSVLHNTQKGGSEKGAEESVLHNTQTPPEPEPQGSEKKESPGIIDKEFFNKISEDFDPKMFNKKF; via the coding sequence ATGAAGCCCAAAAGTATCAGGGCGGCACTTCAGTTGATGTTGCCGGAAATAGAAGAAATGCTGTCACTGGGAGTTTCCAGGGAGGAAATTTATAAGGCAGTTTCTGAACGCTTCGGCCTGGAAGGTGTGAACGTTCGTAGCTTTGATACGTCCCTATATAGAGCGCGGCAAATCCGGAAAAATGGAATGCACAATACACATGAAAGGATGCCGAACAATGATGATAGTGTATTGCACAATACACAAAAAGGAGGTAGCGAGAAAGGTGCAGAGGAAAGTGTATTGCACAATACACAAACGCCGCCTGAGCCTGAACCGCAAGGAAGTGAAAAAAAAGAAAGTCCCGGCATTATTGATAAAGAGTTCTTCAATAAAATCAGTGAAGATTTCGACCCTAAGATGTTCAATAAAAAATTCTGA
- the stbB gene encoding StbB family protein has product MKVAVINYSGSVGKTLISSYLLAPRLTGAKFYAVETINQSASDLGIENVSIFKGDDFSRLIEDIVFEDAGIIDIGASNVEAFLMAMSRFDSGANEFDKYVIPVTPDNKAIDESLKTAHTLSKAGVSSDKIIFVPNRISPDSEVEDVLAPVFEFVKRTKVGKISKKSVIYNSEVFEYLAYHRISFEALTAEDPEEFKARAKQTTDADERKKLARRYTYMKQAIPVKANLDKAYAALMGE; this is encoded by the coding sequence ATGAAAGTAGCGGTAATTAATTACAGTGGCAGCGTTGGTAAAACCTTAATTTCATCCTACCTGTTAGCCCCGCGTCTGACTGGAGCAAAATTCTATGCGGTTGAAACTATCAACCAGTCTGCTTCCGATCTGGGGATTGAGAATGTTTCCATTTTTAAAGGTGATGACTTTTCACGGTTGATTGAAGATATTGTTTTTGAAGATGCCGGGATTATTGATATTGGTGCGTCAAACGTAGAAGCGTTCCTGATGGCAATGTCCCGCTTTGACAGTGGCGCGAATGAATTTGATAAGTATGTAATCCCGGTTACGCCTGATAATAAGGCCATTGATGAAAGCCTGAAAACAGCACATACGTTAAGTAAGGCAGGTGTAAGCAGCGATAAAATCATCTTTGTTCCAAACCGCATTAGTCCAGATAGTGAAGTAGAGGATGTACTGGCGCCGGTATTTGAATTTGTCAAACGAACGAAAGTTGGCAAAATCAGCAAGAAATCTGTTATTTATAACAGTGAAGTTTTCGAATATCTCGCGTATCACCGTATCTCATTCGAAGCATTGACCGCTGAAGATCCAGAAGAATTTAAAGCCCGCGCTAAACAAACAACGGATGCTGACGAGCGCAAAAAACTGGCCCGCCGTTATACCTACATGAAACAGGCAATTCCTGTTAAAGCTAATCTCGATAAAGCATATGCGGCTTTAATGGGAGAATAA
- the stbC gene encoding plasmid stabilization protein StbC: protein MEKQPDKFEVLMDWFLGDAKEITASQKEMTEILSALSEKLAKDTESLGETADSLKRTLVENQRSISLAISDDAKAREEFLTKFRRAQASRAETLTRQILFITAGCTIVGAAVGAAIAIILLR, encoded by the coding sequence ATGGAAAAGCAGCCAGATAAATTTGAAGTTCTGATGGATTGGTTTTTAGGTGACGCGAAGGAAATCACCGCAAGTCAGAAAGAAATGACTGAGATACTTTCTGCGCTTTCGGAAAAGCTGGCAAAAGACACCGAAAGTTTAGGAGAGACGGCAGACTCTCTTAAACGGACTTTAGTAGAAAACCAGCGTTCAATTAGCCTGGCAATTAGTGATGATGCTAAGGCGCGTGAGGAATTTCTGACGAAGTTCCGCCGCGCGCAGGCGTCCAGAGCTGAGACGTTAACCCGTCAGATCCTTTTTATTACAGCTGGCTGCACTATTGTGGGCGCCGCCGTGGGTGCCGCGATAGCCATAATTCTACTGAGATAA
- the ccgAII gene encoding protein CcgAII, with product MTTQTLEQTLEDFRRQCESFAREQQPRCGLIYELYQRRLSAVIDGYLAGVPAEYREELIAVARREFDYLTQDEIAEEIRQDRENDYCSHGIERNCCPLGCGDLDDY from the coding sequence ATGACCACACAAACCCTTGAGCAGACTCTTGAAGATTTTCGTCGCCAGTGTGAGAGTTTTGCGCGCGAACAGCAGCCCCGCTGCGGCCTGATTTATGAACTGTATCAGCGCCGCCTGAGCGCGGTTATTGACGGCTATCTTGCTGGCGTTCCGGCCGAGTATCGGGAAGAACTGATCGCGGTAGCGCGGCGTGAATTTGACTATCTGACCCAAGACGAGATCGCGGAAGAAATCCGGCAGGATCGGGAAAACGATTATTGCAGCCACGGTATTGAGCGTAATTGTTGCCCGCTGGGCTGCGGAGATCTAGACGATTACTGA
- the ccgAI gene encoding protein CcgAI — protein MTTVTTPSQLKKEVESQKELLLRACLEAFNQLPNQRLQGAFTSTYALAAKLDQLLQQTK, from the coding sequence ATGACCACTGTTACCACCCCTTCCCAGCTGAAAAAAGAAGTCGAATCTCAGAAAGAATTATTGCTGCGCGCCTGCCTCGAAGCGTTCAACCAGCTGCCTAATCAGCGCCTGCAAGGCGCTTTCACATCGACGTATGCACTGGCGGCAAAATTAGACCAGCTGCTGCAACAAACTAAATAG